The Pseudomonas asiatica genome has a segment encoding these proteins:
- a CDS encoding ATP-binding protein yields MRWLRRLWPRTLFGQLLLIMVSGTVLIQLMSSSIWFDVRFAQVLEAPVRLIAARSAPLIAQADCRAGALQAPAHYQVRCSEALPTPVQDERRGRRRVELLLHQALEYELGHAQDVRLMKVQLTDEQGQPIVWRSLFGLRTAQAHLQLAVPLADGHWLTIEGQELQGWSGESAWVLISDYLLRVYALRIVAVLLVCLIAVRLCLRPLRRLADAARGLGSNLEQPPLALDGPEEVRQAAQAFNAMQQRLIAMVNDKAYFLAAVSHDLRTPLTRMRLRLERLPDDDNRQRLRQNIAQMDNMIGQVLDYLRAGEQQNLQQVDLDRLVVRQCAELATAEEPLPVHGQAGSLRVDALLLQRCLQNLLVNALRYAKEVSVTLEQATTGVFIHIDDRGPGIAPSLLATIIDPFVRGEGSRNQASGGYGLGLSIAQRIAASHGGELLLANREGGGLRVSVLLPNQPLRAPL; encoded by the coding sequence ATGCGCTGGCTGCGCCGGCTGTGGCCACGCACGTTGTTCGGCCAGTTGCTGCTGATAATGGTCAGCGGCACCGTGCTGATCCAGTTGATGTCCAGCAGCATCTGGTTCGATGTGCGTTTTGCCCAGGTTCTCGAGGCCCCTGTCCGGCTGATTGCCGCACGCAGCGCGCCGTTGATCGCCCAGGCTGACTGCCGTGCCGGTGCATTGCAGGCGCCAGCGCATTACCAAGTGCGTTGCAGCGAAGCCCTGCCCACGCCGGTGCAGGACGAGCGCCGCGGGCGCAGGCGTGTCGAGCTGTTGCTGCACCAGGCCCTCGAGTACGAATTGGGGCATGCCCAGGACGTGCGCCTGATGAAGGTGCAGTTGACCGACGAACAGGGCCAGCCGATCGTCTGGCGCAGCCTGTTCGGCCTGCGCACGGCCCAGGCGCATCTGCAGCTCGCGGTGCCGTTGGCCGATGGGCACTGGCTGACCATCGAGGGCCAGGAACTGCAAGGCTGGAGCGGCGAGTCGGCCTGGGTGTTGATCAGCGATTACCTGTTGCGGGTGTACGCGCTGCGCATCGTCGCAGTATTGCTGGTGTGCCTGATAGCCGTTCGCCTGTGCCTGCGCCCGCTGCGGCGCCTGGCCGATGCCGCGCGCGGCCTGGGTAGCAACCTCGAGCAGCCGCCCTTGGCGCTGGATGGCCCGGAGGAAGTGCGCCAGGCGGCCCAGGCCTTCAACGCCATGCAGCAGCGGCTGATCGCGATGGTCAACGACAAGGCCTACTTCCTGGCCGCCGTGTCCCACGACCTGCGCACCCCGCTGACGCGCATGCGCCTGCGCCTGGAGCGCCTGCCGGACGACGACAACCGGCAGCGCCTGCGGCAGAACATCGCGCAGATGGACAACATGATCGGCCAGGTGCTCGATTACCTGCGTGCAGGGGAGCAGCAGAACTTGCAGCAGGTAGACCTGGACCGGCTGGTGGTGCGCCAGTGCGCGGAGCTGGCCACTGCCGAAGAGCCGTTGCCGGTGCATGGCCAGGCGGGCAGCCTGCGGGTCGATGCCCTGCTGCTGCAGCGCTGCCTGCAGAACCTGCTGGTCAATGCGTTGCGTTATGCCAAGGAGGTTTCGGTCACGCTGGAACAGGCGACCACGGGGGTGTTCATCCATATCGATGACCGCGGCCCGGGGATTGCTCCGAGCCTGCTGGCGACCATCATCGACCCGTTCGTGCGTGGTGAAGGGTCGCGCAACCAGGCGTCCGGGGGGTATGGGCTGGGGTTGAGCATCGCCCAGCGGATTGCTGCCAGCCATGGGGGCGAGTTGCTGCTGGCGAACCGCGAGGGGGGTGGGTTGCGGGTCAGCGTGTTACTACCCAATCAGCCTTTACGCGCCCCCCTGTAG
- a CDS encoding response regulator: MSTTLLVVDDDDEIRELLCDYLTDAGYNVLAAADGEQMREQLARHKVELVVLDLMLPGEDGLSLCRQLQATPGLAVIMLSAKGSTLDRIIGLEVGADDYLAKPFEPRELIARIKAVLRRPQRLDALAEEPVEDAQLFAGFRLEHVKRLLTRPDGETLTLPRSDYRVLRELLEANNRVVSRDQLTRSAFGRDHLPDDRSVDMCVSRLRQHLRHAPAGAAQILTIRNEGYLLSIAANGADA, from the coding sequence ATGAGCACAACTTTGCTTGTTGTCGACGATGACGACGAGATCCGCGAACTTCTTTGTGATTACCTGACAGATGCCGGCTATAACGTGCTGGCAGCGGCTGACGGCGAGCAGATGCGCGAACAACTGGCCCGGCACAAGGTGGAGCTGGTGGTGCTGGACCTGATGCTGCCGGGCGAAGACGGCCTGAGCCTGTGCCGCCAGCTGCAAGCCACGCCGGGGCTGGCGGTGATCATGCTGTCGGCCAAGGGCAGCACGCTGGACCGCATCATCGGCCTGGAGGTGGGTGCTGATGACTACCTGGCCAAGCCCTTCGAGCCACGCGAGCTGATCGCCCGGATCAAGGCCGTGCTGCGTCGTCCGCAACGCCTGGATGCGCTCGCTGAAGAGCCGGTAGAAGATGCCCAGCTGTTCGCCGGCTTCCGCCTGGAACACGTGAAACGCCTGCTCACCCGCCCCGATGGCGAGACCCTGACCCTGCCCCGCTCCGACTACCGCGTACTGCGCGAGCTGCTGGAAGCCAACAACCGTGTGGTGTCCCGCGACCAGCTGACGCGCAGTGCGTTCGGCCGCGACCACCTGCCAGACGACCGTTCAGTGGACATGTGCGTCAGCCGCCTGCGCCAGCACCTGCGGCACGCGCCGGCGGGTGCCGCGCAAATTCTCACTATCCGCAACGAAGGCTATTTGTTGAGCATCGCCGCCAACGGGGCCGATGCCTGA